The Streptococcus mitis region GAAACTGTCGCCTTTGACATCCTTTGGAGTTTCGACCTTCTTAGTCAATTCTTTGGTATAGATTTTCTTAATCTTTGAAGCATAGTCTGGATATTCTGATTCGATAATATTTTCAAAGACACTGTTCAGGAGGATTGCCTTTGTATCTCCAGCTAACAAGCTCTTATAAGCCGCAAGATAAGAACTGCTTTCTTCGACTGTCAATTCCTTGTTTTGACTACCCTTCAGATCATTCAGCAACTGTTGGATATTATCCTTATCTGTTCCAGTAGGTCCCATTACACTTGTTACCTGACTGATATTATCAATTGGACTATCTGCTAACACCGCAATACTCATCGAATAATTTGAGTAGTTCGATGTTGCATTCAAGCGACTAGTAAAGCCAATGAACTGACTTACAGCAAAGAGAGAAGTTCCATTAATTAACACACCAAGTAGTAATAAAATCAGCGTTAGATTTTGAACTTTCTTGGACCGAATCAAAAAGAAGCACAAGATGGCTAAGGCTACAATTAAGACAGCAACCACTATATTGAGATATCGGAAGGCTAGCATATTGTACTTGAAAATCAAAAACAATAAAAAGACTGCTAGTAATGCATAGATAGCTAGCAACCCCCAACTAATCACTATTTTTGTTTTACCCTGACGAGCTCGTTTCGAAGATCTACTCACGATATACCTCTATTATCAATTTTTATTTCATTTTATTATATCATAAAAAAATACACTTGTGGGCTAAATCCGCTTAGGTAAGGCGTTTTCATCTTCTTTCCGAAACATTCTTTTTGATTTGCAAACAATTACATCAATACATTTACTATATAAACATCAAAACAAGGTCCCTTACGGAACCTCGCTCATCTTTATTTAACATGATTTTCTGCTTCTTTTTGAGCTTTTTCGATTGCTTTTTTGCTTTCTTGCTCCCATTTGGCCTTGGCTTCTTCATACTGTTTGATTGTCACAGTATCTTTTTGCAGTTTCATGTACTTGTAGTTATTGCCGTCACCCTTGATGCCGACCAGTGAATACCCTCTTGTAAATGGCGTTACTTTGGTTACAGATGCAGTACCACCACTTGACATGGCTGACATAATCAGAGAATTGTCAATCATCCAAGCCTGTGCTTCAGCATATTTTTCATAGCGTTTGGCTACATCTTTATTTTCACTATCTGCATCTTTGAGCATCTTGGTGTAGGTATCAAGCCCCAGGCTAGCAATCTTAGCTTTATCTTCTCGAGCATCTAGACCAAAGATCTTGAGGTAGAATCCATCCTCTGCATTGAAAGGATTGAGATAAGTTGATGGATCTTGGTAGTCACCTACCCAACCATCAAAGTTCAAATCGTAGTCTCGATCAGCTGCTGTTGGCGCTAAGAAGGCTACGTTATTGTACTCATCTGTAGAGAGTTGCTGAACGTCAATAACAAGATTATCAGCACCTAAAACAGACTCAAGAGTCTGTTTTACAGAATTCATACCAGTCACAGCATTTTTACTTGTCTGATCAACAGCTACATCCAAGTGAATTGGGAAGGTCACACCTTGACTTGCCAAGTCTTTTTTGGCTTCCGCAAATTTTGCTTGGGCTTTTTCTTTGTTGAAATAGGCATCCTGAGCATCTGCCAAGTTAATATCTGACCATTCTGTGCCATAGTTGACCAATTTAGAAGCAACTACTTCTCCAAAAGTCTTGTCTCCAACTTGGACAAATGTAGGAGGCACTAGGGTGTTACGAAGGGTCTTGCTAGCTGCTTCTTCCCCATTTGACTGAGCAGAATAGGCTGTGCGGTCCAAGGCAAAGTTCACCGCTTGGCGGAAGTTTTTGTTCAAGACAGCTGTCTCAGTTGACTTCTTCTGCTCATCTGTCGTTTTAGCAGTGTGATTGTAGGCCTTACGATTGACGTTGAAATTAAAATACCAAGAAGTCTTGTCCTGCAAGCTATAGACGATATTATCCTTATATTTCTCCTTGGTCTTAGCAAAGTTAGAACTATTTGGATAAACCCCAGCGATTGAATAGGCTCCACTTTCAAAGTTACGGATAGTCAATTCTTGGTCTGAGCCGTCAAAGTAAGCCAATTTTACGTGTTCAATCGATACTTTGTCATGATCATAGTAATGCGGATTCTTCACATACTCAATAGATGATTTTGATGTGAAATCTTTTAACAAATAAGGTCCGCTGTAGAGAATGCTATCTGGAGATAAGGTACCAAAATCTTTGCCTTTTGAATTTAGAAACTCTTCGTTGACTGGGAAAAGAATACTGTTGGTTGTTTTTGAGTTCCAGTACGGTTCTGGGCGTGCCAAAGTATACTCAACAGTCTGGTCGTCAATGGCTTTCACTCCAACCTTAGAAAAGTCAGAATCCGCTCCTGTAATATAATCATTCAAGCCCTTGATCGAGTTTTGAATCAAGTCAATGGCCTGGGATTTATTATCCACTGCGTACTTGATACCTGTCACAAAATCTTGTGCCTTGACTGGAGCGTACTCTTCACCGTCCGCCGTGAACCATTTGGCATCTTTTCTCAGTTTATAGGTATAAGTCAGACCGTCGCTTGAAACAGACCAGTCTTCTGCCAAAGATGGAACTAGATTTCCATGATTGTCATTTTCAAGCAAACCATCAACTAGGTTGGTAATGATGGCTGTATTATCAGCGTAGTAGTCTAATAAATAGTTAAATGTAGTTGGATTTCCACTAAAGGTTGATGAGTAAGTTTTTGTATCTGAACCAGATTGTCCGCAAGCAGCTAAAAGCAAAGCAGCCGCAAAAGTCAGGCCTGCACTAAGGACACGCTTTTTTGTAGTCATCTTCTTTCTCCTTTATGTTAGTTTTTATAACATATGTTTATTTTACCAAAATAGTGGAAATTTGTAAAGTTAATTGAATTTTAAGAATGAAAGTTTATAAATTTTAGCCATAAAAAAACAAAAGATTTATGCCTTTCATACAGTTCTCCCTTGTTTTTATACGATTTCGATTTTAGATTTTTCTGCAAAAAATATTTATAGTATTTCCACACAGAAAGCATCCCATGGAGCCAAGATTTGTTTTTCAAAAACTTCTTGAGCCGCGGTGTTTTCAATCAGGACAGATTTGACGCTTCCTTCTACGGTCAAGTCTTGTTCTTCATTGGACAAGTTAGCTACGACTAGGAATCGACGGTCACCATCTTTACGGATATAAGCAAAGACCTTGTCAGCTGTTTCCCATAGTTCAAAGTCAGCTCGAATCAGCCAGCTGTTCTCCTTACGGATTTGAACCAGTTTCTGATAGGTATAGAAAATAGAATCTGGATTTCCTAGCGCTTCTTGAACGTTGATTGCTTGATAGTTTGGATTCACTGCCAACCAAGGTTGACCTGTTGAGAAACCAGCGTTTTTGCTCTCGTCCCATTGCATAGGGGTACGGGCATTGTCACGTCCAATGACACAGATACTGTCCATGATTTCTTCCATCGGAACACCTTTTTCAAGAGCCTCACGCGCATAGTTGAGGGATTCAATATCTTCTACTTGATCCAACGTTTCAAAGGGATAGTTGGTCATCCCAATCTCCTCACCTTGGTAGATATAAGATGTTCCTCTCATAAGATGAAGTAAGATTGCAAAGGCTTTGGCAGATTTTTCGCGGTATTCTTGGTCATTTCCCCAGATTGAGACGATACGAGGAAGGTCATGATTATTCCAGAAGAGCGAATTCCAGCCATCTTCAACTCCTAACTCTGTCTGCCATTTGTTGAAAATCTCTTTTAACTTAGCAATATTCAGCTCTTTTTGATAGTGCCATTTAGGCTGACCTTCCTGATACTGAAGACAGATATGCTCAAACTGGAAGACCATAGACAACTCTTGCCCCTTTGGATCCGAGTAGAGCTTGGCAATCTCTGGCGTTGCTCCCCATGTCTCTCCCACTGTCAAAAGATTCTTATCTCCAAAGGTCGCCTGATTCATTTCCTTGAGATAGGGATGGAGCATAGGACCATTATTGACTACCTTCTCGTCAGGAATTTTCCCAATCATGTCAATGACATCCATACGGAAACCGCCAATGCCTTTATCAATCCAAAAGTTCATCATCTCATAAATTTTCTGGCGAAGTTTTTCATTTTCCCAGTTAAGATCAGGCTGTTTCTTGCTGAAAAAGTGGAGATAGTACTGACCTGACTTTTCATCGTATTCCCAAGCAGACCCACTAAAGATAGAATCTAGATCGTTGGGTTCGTCCCGCCAGATATAGTAGTCTCGCTCAGGGCTATCAGGATTTTCACAGGCCTCGATAAACCAAGCATGCTCATCTGAGGTATGATTGACCACCAAGTCCATGATGATACGAATATCACGTTTCTTAGCTTCCGCGATCAGTTGGTCCATATCCTCCATAGTCCCAAAAATAGCCGCAATCGCTTGATAATCAGCAATATCATAGCCATTATCATCCATAGGACTATCATAAACAGGAGAAAGCCAAATCGCTGTAATTCCTAACTTAGCTAGATAGTCCAACTTACTGGTAATTCCTGGCAAATCACCAATCCCATCTCCATTACTATCCATAAAGCTCTTAGGGTAAATTTGATAGACTACGGCATTGTGCCACCATTTTTCTTGCATTTTCTTACCTCATTATTTTCATAATCTACAGTCTATGATAGCGCTTTTTAAAACCTTGTACAAGCGTTTGCCTAATCTTTTTGATTCCTTTTTTAACTCCATAGTTTCCTAACTGCCAATTTTTTATTATAATAGAGGTCAGAGGTAAAAAAATGAAAAAACAAGCTTTTAGTTCTGAACAATATTTGAATCTACAACGCAACCACATTTTGGAGCGTATTAACCAATTTGACGGCAAGCTCTACTTGGAGTTTGGTGGCAAAATGTTAGAAGATTTCCACGCTGCTCGTGTTCTTCCTGGTTATGAGCCTGACAACAAAATCAAGCTCTTACAAGAGTTGAAAGAGCAGGTTGAGGTCGTGATTGCTATTAATGCAAGTAATATCGAGCACTCCAAAGCACGTGGTGACTTGGGCATTTCTTATGACCAAGAAGTTCTTCGCTTGATTGACAAATTCAATGAACTGGGAATTTTTGTTGGCTCCGTTGTCATCACACAGTACGCTGGTCAACCAGCTGCAGATGCCTTCCGCAACCAACTAGAGAAAAACGGAATTGATTCTTATCTTCACTATCCAATCAAAGGATATCCGACGGATATGGATCACATCATTTCTCCAGAAGGCATGGGAAAAAATGACTACATCAAAACCAATCGTAACTTGATCGTCGTAACCGCTCCTGGACCTGGTTCTGGAAAATTGGCAACCTGTATGTCCAATATGTACCACGACCAAATCAATGGTATCAAGTCTGGCTACGCTAAATTTGAAACCTTCCCAGTTTGGAATCTTCCCCTTCATCACCCAGTCAATTTGGCCTACGAGGCTGCCACAGCTGACCTTGATGATGTCAACATGATTGACCCCTTCCATCTCCAAACCTACGGAGAAACCACTGTCAACTATAACCGTGATATCGAAATTTTCCCAGTGCTCAAGCGCATGTTGGAACGTATCCTAAGAGAGTCTCCATACGCTTCACCGACAGATATGGGGGTCAACATGGTTGGTTTCGCTATTACAGATGATGAAGCTGCTGTCGAAGCTTCTAAACAAGAAATCATCCGCCGTTACTATCAAACTGTTCTTGATTTTAAAGCCGAAAAAGTTGGCGAAGCTGCTGTCAAGAAAATTGAGTTGCTCATGAACGACCTCGGCATCACACCTGCAGACCGTAAGGTTGCTGTTGTTGCCCGTCAAAAAGCAGAAGAAACTGGCGGACCAGCCCTAGCCCTTGAATTGCCAAGTGGGGAAATTGTCACTGGTAAGAACTCAGAACTCTTTGGTCCTACAGCCGCTGCCTTGATCAACGCCATCAAGAAATCAGCTAACATTGCGAAAGAAGTAAAACTAATCGAGCCTGAAGTTGTTAAGCCAATCCAAGGTCTTAAAATCGATCATCTCGGCAGCCGCAATCCACGCCTTCATTCAAATGAAATCCTGATTGCACTTGCTATCACAGCTACAGAAAATCCTGATGCTGCTCGTGCTATGGAAGAACTTGGCAATCTCAAAGGAAGCGAAGCCCACTCAACCATCATCTTAACCGATGAAGACAAGAATGTCCTTCGCAAACTGGGTATCAACGTAACCTTTGACCCCTACTACCAATACGACCGCTTGTATCGTAAATAAAGATTTGAACCTCTCCACTCTCGGAGAGGTTTTCTCTCTGCCTCAGGAGCCAGCTTTATGTTATAATGAAAGGAGAAAACTGAAAGGATTTACCATGTCAAAAGAAGTTATTGTCGAAAGTTTTGAACTTGACCACACCATTGTTAAAGCACCCTATGTTCGCTTAATCGGGGAAGAAACAGGGCCAAAGGGAGATGTCATCTCCAATTATGATATTCGTTTAGTGCAACCCAATGAAGACTCTATCCCTACTGCTGGCCTTCACACTATCGAGCACCTCTTAGCCAAACTCATCCGTACCCGCATCGACGGCATGATTGACTGTTCACCATTTGGTTGCCGCACAGGCTTCCACATGATTATGTGGGGGCGCCACACCAGCGCTGAAATCGCGACTGTTATCAAGGATTCGCTCAAAGAAATCGCTGAGACTACTACTTGGGAAGATGTCCCTGGAACAACCATCGAATCTTGCGGAAACTACAAAGATCACAGCCTCTTCTCTGCTAAAGAATGGGCAAAACTCATCCTAGAACAAGGGATTTCAGATGATGCCTTTGAGCGTCATGTGATTTAAACATAAAAAAGGAACCAGTTTTTTCAGCCGGTTCCTTCTTTTTTATTCTCAAAATTTTGTCTTATACTCAATGAAAATCAAAGAGCAAACTAGGAAACTAGCCGCAGGCTGTACTTGAGTACGGCAAGGCGACGTTGACGTGGTTTGAATTTGATTTTCGAAGAGTATTAGGCTTTTTCACGAATAACCAAAACACCATCTTCCATATCTGCTTCTAGGTGTTTGGCATCTAGGTGATCCAAATGGAAGTCCGTTACCTTATCACGAATTTCTTGTTCAACCACGCGACGAAGCGGACGAACACCCATGACTTCGTCATAACCTTCTTCTGTGATATAGTCCTTAGCTGCTTGACTGACTACCAAATCAATGTCTTTCTTAGCCAAGGTTTGGTTAACTTCAGCCAACATCAAGTCCACAATCTTAGAAAGATCTTCCTTAGTCAAGTGTGAGAACTCGATAACTGCATTAAAGCGGTTGAGGAATTCTGGACGGAAGAATGGCTTCAAACGGTCCATCAATTCTGGCTTATCCGCATCCTCTGTCAAGTTAGCTTCATAGCCAAATCCAGCATTTGAGGTCGCGATAATGACAGTG contains the following coding sequences:
- a CDS encoding peptide ABC transporter substrate-binding protein produces the protein MTTKKRVLSAGLTFAAALLLAACGQSGSDTKTYSSTFSGNPTTFNYLLDYYADNTAIITNLVDGLLENDNHGNLVPSLAEDWSVSSDGLTYTYKLRKDAKWFTADGEEYAPVKAQDFVTGIKYAVDNKSQAIDLIQNSIKGLNDYITGADSDFSKVGVKAIDDQTVEYTLARPEPYWNSKTTNSILFPVNEEFLNSKGKDFGTLSPDSILYSGPYLLKDFTSKSSIEYVKNPHYYDHDKVSIEHVKLAYFDGSDQELTIRNFESGAYSIAGVYPNSSNFAKTKEKYKDNIVYSLQDKTSWYFNFNVNRKAYNHTAKTTDEQKKSTETAVLNKNFRQAVNFALDRTAYSAQSNGEEAASKTLRNTLVPPTFVQVGDKTFGEVVASKLVNYGTEWSDINLADAQDAYFNKEKAQAKFAEAKKDLASQGVTFPIHLDVAVDQTSKNAVTGMNSVKQTLESVLGADNLVIDVQQLSTDEYNNVAFLAPTAADRDYDLNFDGWVGDYQDPSTYLNPFNAEDGFYLKIFGLDAREDKAKIASLGLDTYTKMLKDADSENKDVAKRYEKYAEAQAWMIDNSLIMSAMSSGGTASVTKVTPFTRGYSLVGIKGDGNNYKYMKLQKDTVTIKQYEEAKAKWEQESKKAIEKAQKEAENHVK
- a CDS encoding glycoside hydrolase family 13 protein produces the protein MQEKWWHNAVVYQIYPKSFMDSNGDGIGDLPGITSKLDYLAKLGITAIWLSPVYDSPMDDNGYDIADYQAIAAIFGTMEDMDQLIAEAKKRDIRIIMDLVVNHTSDEHAWFIEACENPDSPERDYYIWRDEPNDLDSIFSGSAWEYDEKSGQYYLHFFSKKQPDLNWENEKLRQKIYEMMNFWIDKGIGGFRMDVIDMIGKIPDEKVVNNGPMLHPYLKEMNQATFGDKNLLTVGETWGATPEIAKLYSDPKGQELSMVFQFEHICLQYQEGQPKWHYQKELNIAKLKEIFNKWQTELGVEDGWNSLFWNNHDLPRIVSIWGNDQEYREKSAKAFAILLHLMRGTSYIYQGEEIGMTNYPFETLDQVEDIESLNYAREALEKGVPMEEIMDSICVIGRDNARTPMQWDESKNAGFSTGQPWLAVNPNYQAINVQEALGNPDSIFYTYQKLVQIRKENSWLIRADFELWETADKVFAYIRKDGDRRFLVVANLSNEEQDLTVEGSVKSVLIENTAAQEVFEKQILAPWDAFCVEIL
- a CDS encoding DUF1846 domain-containing protein, whose product is MKKQAFSSEQYLNLQRNHILERINQFDGKLYLEFGGKMLEDFHAARVLPGYEPDNKIKLLQELKEQVEVVIAINASNIEHSKARGDLGISYDQEVLRLIDKFNELGIFVGSVVITQYAGQPAADAFRNQLEKNGIDSYLHYPIKGYPTDMDHIISPEGMGKNDYIKTNRNLIVVTAPGPGSGKLATCMSNMYHDQINGIKSGYAKFETFPVWNLPLHHPVNLAYEAATADLDDVNMIDPFHLQTYGETTVNYNRDIEIFPVLKRMLERILRESPYASPTDMGVNMVGFAITDDEAAVEASKQEIIRRYYQTVLDFKAEKVGEAAVKKIELLMNDLGITPADRKVAVVARQKAEETGGPALALELPSGEIVTGKNSELFGPTAAALINAIKKSANIAKEVKLIEPEVVKPIQGLKIDHLGSRNPRLHSNEILIALAITATENPDAARAMEELGNLKGSEAHSTIILTDEDKNVLRKLGINVTFDPYYQYDRLYRK
- a CDS encoding S-ribosylhomocysteine lyase, giving the protein MSKEVIVESFELDHTIVKAPYVRLIGEETGPKGDVISNYDIRLVQPNEDSIPTAGLHTIEHLLAKLIRTRIDGMIDCSPFGCRTGFHMIMWGRHTSAEIATVIKDSLKEIAETTTWEDVPGTTIESCGNYKDHSLFSAKEWAKLILEQGISDDAFERHVI